In Methanophagales archaeon, a genomic segment contains:
- a CDS encoding radical SAM protein, whose translation MKREFVPRLISWNMTFRCNLHCPHCYIDARERATRDELSTEEGKKLIDQIVEVSKPILILSGGEPLLRDDVFELARYASKKGLIVAMGTNGTLITDSVAAELRTSGVKAVAISIDSAVPERHDAFRGLNGAWKRALDGIAACKAHGISVQVNTTVTQQNYDEIEDIMALAEKEGASAFHLFFLVPTGRGVEIKDISPEMYERMIERVLDIIADAKYKLDVRPVCAPQFMRIASQKGLDVSRWTRGCIAGLYYCRIYPTGEITPCPYLPLKLGNIRDTRFKDVWFNSPVLNELRDFDRLGGKCGICEYRTICGGCRARAYGLTGFVDFCGGLHEPEESKGDYLAEEPWCPYIP comes from the coding sequence ATGAAGCGGGAATTCGTACCACGGCTGATATCATGGAATATGACCTTCCGGTGTAATCTCCACTGTCCACATTGCTACATAGATGCACGTGAGAGAGCAACGAGAGACGAATTGAGCACAGAAGAGGGGAAAAAGCTAATTGACCAGATCGTGGAAGTGAGCAAGCCTATCCTCATACTGAGTGGTGGTGAACCGTTACTCAGAGATGATGTCTTTGAGCTTGCACGGTATGCATCTAAGAAGGGTTTAATCGTTGCTATGGGTACCAATGGCACTTTGATTACCGATTCTGTTGCCGCTGAACTGAGAACAAGTGGGGTAAAAGCTGTTGCTATCAGTATTGATTCTGCTGTACCGGAGCGCCATGATGCGTTCAGAGGTTTAAATGGCGCCTGGAAACGGGCACTGGATGGTATCGCGGCATGTAAAGCGCATGGTATATCTGTCCAGGTGAACACTACGGTAACACAGCAGAACTATGATGAGATTGAGGATATAATGGCACTGGCGGAGAAGGAGGGTGCAAGTGCATTCCATCTCTTCTTCCTCGTACCCACGGGCAGGGGGGTTGAGATAAAGGATATATCACCAGAGATGTACGAGCGGATGATAGAGCGGGTGCTGGACATTATAGCAGATGCGAAGTACAAACTGGATGTCCGACCGGTATGCGCACCACAATTTATGCGAATCGCATCACAAAAAGGATTGGACGTGAGTAGATGGACTCGTGGCTGCATCGCTGGTCTATATTACTGCCGCATATATCCAACAGGAGAAATCACGCCGTGCCCCTATCTGCCTTTAAAACTGGGTAACATTCGCGATACGAGATTTAAAGATGTGTGGTTCAATTCACCGGTATTAAACGAGCTACGCGATTTCGACCGATTGGGTGGCAAGTGTGGTATATGTGAATATCGTACTATCTGTGGTGGATGTCGCGCACGAGCTTATGGCCTAACGGGTTTTGTGGACTTCTGTGGTGGTTTACACGAGCCAGAGGAGTCAAAAGGCGATTATTTAGCTGAAGAGCCATGGTGTCCATATATTCCATGA
- a CDS encoding AsnC family transcriptional regulator has translation MIKQLKPELKLDRKDKELLQLMQDDFPLESHPYAVLANKLGLTEDEVFARVKRLYAEGVIRKLRTILDAQKLGTCFSTLIAMKVPEDKMNHVVSIVNEYMSVTHNYRREHDYNLWFTVTACGDKNLRATVEEIKRRAGIPDSDVLDLPTTRVFKIDVRFKFTDTDTDTDTGEKGGVADSG, from the coding sequence GTGATAAAACAATTGAAGCCGGAGCTGAAACTGGACAGGAAAGATAAGGAACTGTTACAATTGATGCAGGATGATTTCCCTTTAGAAAGCCATCCATACGCAGTATTGGCTAACAAACTCGGGCTAACAGAGGATGAGGTGTTTGCAAGGGTGAAGAGGCTCTACGCCGAGGGCGTCATTCGTAAACTGCGCACCATTCTCGATGCCCAGAAACTCGGTACCTGTTTCTCAACCCTGATAGCTATGAAAGTGCCCGAGGATAAGATGAATCATGTCGTTAGTATCGTTAATGAATATATGAGTGTAACACACAATTATCGTCGTGAACATGATTATAACCTCTGGTTCACCGTCACGGCATGTGGTGATAAGAACCTGCGAGCCACTGTGGAGGAGATAAAGAGGAGGGCAGGAATACCCGATTCTGATGTTCTTGATCTCCCTACCACTCGCGTATTCAAGATTGATGTCAGATTTAAATTCACAGACACAGACACAGATACAGATACAGGTGAAAAGGGGGGTGTTGCAGATAGTGGATGA